In one Pseudomonas fitomaticsae genomic region, the following are encoded:
- a CDS encoding DUF4124 domain-containing protein, with translation MTRGLIALCLFLIAFGASAEVFTYIDAQGNRVYTDQPRGNAKRVPLATSNRMASNPTAAAPVTPSKKSTEPPLFHYDMLRVLIPEPDATIRSSAGELIVSVTSEPGLQRGHLYRLLLDGQAVGEPGLSPVFPLSNIDRGSHNLSVEILDAQGRTVEKTANQPFHMQRISLAQKRQVKPCVSADYGVRPECPLKDKPAEPKNPFLRFF, from the coding sequence ATGACGCGGGGATTGATTGCCCTGTGCCTGTTTCTGATCGCGTTTGGCGCATCGGCCGAAGTGTTCACTTACATCGACGCACAGGGTAATCGCGTCTACACCGATCAACCGCGCGGCAACGCCAAGCGTGTGCCGCTGGCCACCAGCAATCGCATGGCCTCGAATCCGACCGCCGCTGCACCCGTCACGCCTTCGAAGAAATCAACAGAGCCGCCGCTGTTCCATTACGACATGCTGCGCGTGCTGATCCCCGAGCCGGACGCGACCATTCGCAGCAGCGCCGGCGAGCTGATTGTCAGCGTCACCAGCGAGCCGGGCCTGCAAAGAGGTCATCTGTATCGCCTGCTGCTGGATGGCCAGGCCGTCGGCGAACCCGGCCTGAGTCCGGTGTTCCCGCTGAGCAATATCGATCGCGGCAGCCACAACCTGTCGGTGGAGATCCTCGATGCTCAGGGCCGAACCGTGGAGAAAACCGCCAACCAGCCGTTCCACATGCAACGCATCTCCCTGGCGCAGAAGCGTCAGGTCAAACCGTGCGTCAGCGCCGACTACGGCGTTCGCCCGGAATGCCCGCTGAAAGACAAACCCGCCGAACCGAAAAATCCTTTCCTGCGTTTCTTCTGA
- a CDS encoding murein hydrolase activator EnvC family protein, with protein sequence MLRVLIALALTCLLQPAFADERAQTQQQLDATRQDIAELKKLLGKLQEEKSGVQKELKGTETEMGKLEKQVEALQKELKKSESELQRLDAEKKKLQSARTEQQRLIAIQARAAYQNGRQEYLKLLLNQQNPEKFARTLTYYDYLSQARLEQLKSFNETLRQLANVEKDIGLQQAQLLVQQSDLDTQREALDKVRKERQQALAKLNDDVKARDQKLAAREQDQADLSKVLKTIEETLARQAREAEEARQKALIAQQEAEKKRLREAEAENTDAPRKPVRSTPGALVSSGGETFGGPFASSRGKLPWPVDGRLLARFGETRGDDARTKWDGVMISASAGSQVHAVHGGRVVFADWLRGAGLLVILDHGNGFLSLYGHNQTLLKSAGDVVKAGESISTVGNSGGQDTPALYFAIRQQGHPSDPAQWCRAQG encoded by the coding sequence ATGCTTCGCGTCCTGATCGCCCTCGCTCTGACATGCCTGCTCCAACCGGCTTTCGCGGATGAGCGCGCGCAAACCCAACAGCAACTGGACGCCACGCGCCAGGACATCGCCGAGCTGAAAAAACTGCTGGGCAAGCTCCAGGAAGAAAAATCCGGCGTGCAAAAGGAGCTCAAGGGCACCGAAACCGAGATGGGCAAGCTCGAGAAACAGGTCGAAGCCCTGCAGAAAGAGCTGAAGAAGAGCGAATCCGAGCTGCAGCGGCTCGATGCGGAGAAAAAAAAACTCCAGAGCGCGCGCACTGAACAGCAGCGACTGATCGCCATCCAGGCCCGCGCCGCCTATCAAAATGGCCGCCAGGAATACCTCAAGCTGCTGCTCAACCAGCAGAACCCCGAGAAATTCGCCCGCACCCTCACCTATTACGACTATCTGAGCCAGGCTCGCCTGGAGCAGTTGAAGAGCTTCAACGAAACCCTGCGCCAACTGGCCAATGTCGAAAAGGACATCGGCTTGCAGCAGGCGCAATTGCTGGTACAGCAAAGCGATCTCGACACTCAGCGCGAAGCGCTCGACAAGGTCCGCAAGGAACGCCAGCAGGCCCTTGCCAAACTCAATGACGACGTGAAAGCCCGGGACCAGAAACTGGCCGCCCGCGAGCAGGATCAGGCAGACCTGTCTAAAGTCCTTAAAACCATTGAAGAAACCCTGGCCCGCCAGGCTCGTGAGGCAGAAGAAGCGCGGCAGAAAGCGCTCATCGCCCAGCAGGAAGCCGAAAAAAAACGCTTGCGTGAGGCCGAGGCGGAAAACACCGACGCCCCACGCAAACCGGTCAGATCGACTCCCGGCGCCCTGGTGTCCAGCGGCGGCGAGACCTTCGGTGGTCCTTTTGCGTCAAGTCGGGGAAAACTTCCATGGCCGGTTGATGGTCGACTGCTGGCACGCTTCGGCGAAACCCGCGGCGACGATGCCCGCACCAAGTGGGACGGCGTGATGATCAGCGCCTCCGCCGGCAGCCAGGTGCATGCCGTACACGGCGGGCGCGTGGTGTTTGCCGACTGGCTGCGCGGTGCCGGGCTGCTGGTGATCCTCGACCACGGCAACGGTTTTCTGAGTCTTTACGGTCACAACCAGACGCTGCTGAAGTCGGCAGGCGACGTGGTTAAAGCCGGTGAGTCCATCTCCACTGTGGGTAACAGTGGCGGCCAGGACACACCAGCGCTGTATTTCGCAATTCGTCAGCAGGGTCACCCGAGTGATCCGGCGCAATGGTGTCGTGCGCAAGGATAA
- a CDS encoding S41 family peptidase, whose protein sequence is MLHLSRLTSLALTIALVIGAPLAFAAQPAPAVAPAGTAATSKAPLPLEELRTFAEVMDRIKAAYVEPVDDKTLLENAIKGMLSNLDPHSAYLDPEDFTELQESTSGEFGGLGIEVGAEDGFIKVVSPIDDTPASKAGIQAGDFIVKINGAPTRGQTMTEAVDKMRGKIGQKITLTLVRDGGTPFDVTLARAVIQVKSVKAQLLESGYGLIRITQFQVKTGEEVSKALAKLRKDNGKKLNGIILDLRNNPGGVLQAAVEVVDHFITKGLIVYTKGRIANSELRFSATGKDESEAVPMVVLINGGSASASEIVAGALQDQKRAVVMGTTSFGKGSVQTVLPLNNDRALKITTALYFTPNGRSIQAQGIVPDIEVRRAKITNEADSDYFKEADLQGHLGNGNGGADKPTGSGGKAKAMPQDDDYQLAQALSLLKGLSITSGR, encoded by the coding sequence ATGCTGCATTTGTCCCGTCTTACCTCGCTGGCCCTGACGATCGCCCTGGTGATCGGCGCGCCTCTGGCGTTTGCCGCTCAACCGGCTCCGGCTGTCGCTCCGGCAGGCACTGCCGCGACTTCCAAGGCCCCGCTGCCGCTGGAAGAGCTGCGCACCTTTGCCGAGGTCATGGACCGGATCAAGGCGGCCTATGTCGAGCCGGTGGACGACAAAACCCTGCTGGAAAACGCCATCAAGGGCATGCTCAGCAACCTCGATCCGCACTCCGCCTACCTCGACCCGGAAGATTTCACCGAGCTGCAGGAAAGCACCAGCGGTGAGTTCGGCGGCCTGGGCATCGAAGTCGGCGCCGAAGACGGCTTTATCAAGGTCGTGTCGCCGATCGACGACACCCCGGCGTCGAAGGCCGGCATCCAGGCCGGCGACTTCATCGTCAAGATCAACGGCGCGCCGACCCGTGGCCAGACCATGACCGAAGCCGTGGACAAGATGCGCGGCAAGATCGGCCAGAAAATCACCCTGACCCTGGTCCGCGATGGCGGCACACCGTTCGACGTGACTCTCGCTCGCGCCGTGATCCAGGTGAAGAGCGTCAAGGCGCAACTGCTGGAATCGGGTTATGGCCTGATCCGCATCACCCAGTTCCAGGTCAAGACCGGCGAAGAGGTTTCCAAGGCCCTGGCCAAGCTGCGCAAGGACAACGGCAAGAAGCTCAACGGCATCATTCTCGACCTGCGCAACAACCCGGGTGGCGTGTTGCAGGCGGCGGTGGAAGTGGTCGACCACTTCATCACCAAAGGCCTGATCGTCTACACCAAGGGTCGGATCGCCAATTCCGAACTGCGCTTCTCCGCCACCGGCAAGGACGAAAGCGAAGCGGTGCCGATGGTCGTATTGATCAACGGTGGCAGTGCCTCGGCCTCGGAAATCGTCGCCGGCGCCTTGCAGGACCAGAAACGCGCCGTGGTCATGGGCACCACCAGTTTCGGCAAGGGCTCGGTGCAGACCGTGCTGCCGCTGAACAACGACCGTGCGCTGAAGATCACCACTGCGCTGTACTTCACGCCGAACGGTCGCTCGATCCAGGCCCAGGGCATCGTCCCGGACATCGAAGTACGCCGCGCCAAGATCACCAACGAGGCGGACAGCGACTACTTCAAGGAAGCCGACCTGCAAGGTCACCTGGGCAACGGCAACGGCGGCGCGGACAAGCCGACCGGCTCCGGCGGCAAGGCCAAGGCGATGCCGCAGGATGACGATTACCAGCTGGCCCAGGCCCTGAGCCTGCTCAAAGGCCTGAGCATCACGTCCGGCCGTTGA
- the secB gene encoding protein-export chaperone SecB — protein sequence MTDQQNTAASEEETAPQFSLQRIYVRDLSFEAPKSPAIFRQQWDPAVALDLNTRQKALEGDFYEVVLTLSVTVKNGEEVAFIAEVQQAGIFLIKNLDAASMSHTLGAFCPNILFPYARETLDSLVTRGSFPALMLAPVNFDALYAQELQRMQESGETPTVQ from the coding sequence ATGACTGACCAACAGAACACTGCAGCCAGCGAAGAAGAAACCGCACCGCAATTCTCCTTGCAGCGCATCTACGTACGCGACCTGTCCTTCGAAGCCCCGAAAAGCCCGGCGATCTTCCGCCAGCAGTGGGACCCGGCGGTCGCTCTGGATCTGAATACCCGCCAGAAAGCCCTGGAAGGTGATTTCTACGAAGTCGTGCTGACCCTGTCCGTTACCGTGAAAAACGGTGAAGAAGTGGCCTTCATCGCTGAAGTGCAACAGGCCGGTATCTTCCTGATCAAGAACCTGGACGCGGCTTCGATGAGCCACACCCTGGGTGCGTTCTGCCCGAACATCCTGTTCCCGTATGCTCGCGAAACCCTGGACAGCCTGGTGACCCGCGGTTCGTTCCCGGCTTTGATGCTGGCCCCGGTGAACTTCGACGCCCTGTACGCGCAAGAGCTGCAGCGCATGCAGGAATCCGGCGAGACCCCGACCGTTCAGTAA
- a CDS encoding DUF4124 domain-containing protein yields the protein MSRGFFFLLLIALPAAAQIYKYTDASGNTVYSDHAPDGVQAQSVELPPLNSVQPQAPNAPSSDTASREPARNAYEVLELTGLPTEEALRANNGTFTVSVLIKPRLQPPHQLRLLLDDAPYGQPSNVPILQLVNVDRGEHRLAVQVINGEAIIQQSPAVVFTVQRVHKP from the coding sequence ATGAGTCGTGGTTTTTTCTTCCTGCTGCTGATCGCCCTGCCCGCCGCCGCGCAGATCTACAAGTACACCGATGCCAGCGGCAACACGGTGTACAGCGATCATGCGCCGGACGGCGTGCAGGCACAGTCGGTGGAGTTGCCGCCGCTCAACAGCGTCCAGCCTCAAGCACCGAATGCGCCGTCGTCAGATACGGCCAGTCGTGAGCCTGCGCGCAATGCCTATGAAGTGCTGGAGCTGACCGGCCTGCCCACCGAAGAAGCCCTGCGCGCCAACAACGGCACCTTCACGGTCAGTGTGCTGATCAAGCCCCGCCTGCAACCGCCGCATCAATTGCGTCTGCTGCTGGACGACGCGCCTTATGGCCAGCCGAGCAATGTGCCGATCCTGCAACTGGTGAACGTCGACCGGGGCGAGCATCGGCTGGCGGTGCAGGTGATCAATGGCGAGGCGATCATTCAGCAGAGCCCTGCGGTGGTGTTCACCGTGCAGCGGGTGCACAAGCCATGA
- the ntrC gene encoding nitrogen regulation protein NR(I), whose product MSRSETVWIVDDDRSIRWVLEKALQQEGMTTQSFDSADGVMSRLARQQPDVIISDIRMPGASGLDLLARIREQHPRLPVIIMTAHSDLDSAVASYQGGAFEYLPKPFDVDEAVSLVKRANQHAQEQQGLEVAPTLTRTPEIIGEAPAMQEVFRAIGRLSHSNITVLINGESGTGKELVAHALHRHSPRAASPFIALNMAAIPKDLMESELFGHEKGAFTGAANLRRGRFEQADGGTLFLDEIGDMPADTQTRLLRVLADGEFYRVGGHVPVKVDVRIIAATHQNLETLVHAGKFREDLFHRLNVIRIHIPRLSDRREDIPTLAKHFLSRAAQELAVEPKLLKSETEEYLKNLPWPGNVRQLENTCRWITVMASGREVHISDLPPELLSLPQDSAPVTNWEQALRQWADQALARGQSSLLDSAVPAFERIMIETALKHTAGRRRDAAVLLGWGRNTLTRKIKELGMKVDGGDDDEGEEG is encoded by the coding sequence ATGAGCCGTAGTGAAACCGTGTGGATCGTCGATGACGACCGTTCTATCCGTTGGGTTCTGGAAAAAGCCCTGCAACAGGAAGGCATGACCACCCAGAGCTTCGACAGTGCCGATGGCGTGATGAGCCGCCTCGCGCGCCAGCAGCCGGACGTGATCATCTCCGATATCCGCATGCCCGGCGCCAGCGGCCTGGACCTGCTGGCGCGGATCCGCGAGCAGCACCCGCGGCTGCCGGTGATCATCATGACCGCTCACTCCGATCTGGACAGCGCTGTCGCCTCCTATCAAGGCGGCGCGTTCGAGTACCTGCCCAAGCCGTTCGATGTCGACGAAGCCGTGTCGCTGGTCAAGCGCGCCAACCAGCACGCTCAGGAACAACAGGGCCTGGAGGTCGCACCGACCCTGACCCGCACCCCGGAAATCATCGGCGAAGCACCGGCGATGCAGGAAGTGTTTCGCGCCATCGGCCGCCTGAGCCACTCCAACATCACCGTGCTGATCAACGGCGAGTCCGGCACCGGTAAAGAACTGGTGGCCCACGCCCTGCACCGCCACAGCCCGCGTGCGGCCTCGCCGTTCATCGCGCTGAACATGGCGGCGATCCCGAAAGACCTGATGGAATCCGAGCTGTTCGGCCACGAGAAAGGCGCCTTCACCGGCGCGGCCAACCTGCGTCGCGGTCGTTTCGAACAGGCCGACGGCGGCACGCTGTTTCTCGATGAAATCGGCGACATGCCGGCGGACACCCAGACCCGACTGCTGCGGGTGCTGGCCGATGGCGAGTTCTATCGCGTCGGCGGGCATGTGCCGGTCAAGGTCGACGTTCGGATCATCGCCGCGACCCACCAGAATCTGGAAACCCTGGTTCACGCCGGGAAATTCCGTGAGGACTTGTTCCACCGCCTCAACGTGATCCGCATCCACATCCCGCGCCTGTCGGACCGCCGCGAAGACATCCCGACCCTGGCCAAGCACTTCCTCAGCCGCGCCGCGCAAGAGCTCGCAGTCGAACCGAAGCTGCTGAAAAGCGAGACCGAGGAATACCTGAAAAACCTTCCGTGGCCAGGCAACGTGCGTCAGCTGGAAAACACCTGCCGCTGGATTACCGTGATGGCGTCCGGACGCGAGGTGCACATCAGCGACCTGCCGCCAGAATTGCTGAGCCTGCCGCAGGACTCGGCGCCGGTGACCAACTGGGAACAGGCGCTGCGCCAGTGGGCCGATCAGGCCCTGGCGCGCGGTCAGTCGAGCCTGCTCGACAGCGCGGTGCCAGCATTCGAGCGGATCATGATCGAGACGGCGTTGAAGCACACTGCCGGACGTCGTCGTGATGCTGCGGTGCTGCTGGGCTGGGGCCGGAACACCTTGACCCGCAAGATCAAGGAACTCGGCATGAAGGTCGATGGCGGGGATGACGATGAGGGCGAAGAAGGCTGA
- the grxC gene encoding glutaredoxin 3, with the protein MSDVIVYSSDYCPYCSRAKYLLANKGVAFEEIKVDGKPQVRAAMAQKAGRTSVPQIWIGDTHIGGCDDLYALERAGKLDALLKA; encoded by the coding sequence ATGAGCGACGTCATCGTCTACTCCAGCGATTACTGCCCTTACTGCTCGCGCGCCAAGTACCTGCTCGCGAACAAAGGCGTGGCCTTCGAAGAGATCAAGGTCGATGGCAAGCCGCAGGTGCGCGCCGCCATGGCCCAGAAGGCCGGGCGCACGTCCGTGCCGCAGATCTGGATCGGCGACACCCACATCGGCGGATGTGATGATTTGTATGCCCTGGAGCGCGCCGGCAAGCTCGACGCGCTGCTCAAGGCCTGA
- the glnL gene encoding nitrogen regulation protein NR(II), whose amino-acid sequence MTISDALHRLLLDNLTTATILLDSELRLEYMNPAAEMLLAISGQRSHGQFISELFTESTEALNSLRQAVEQAHPFTKREAMLTALTGQTLTVDYAVTPILSNGATLLLLEVHPRDRLLRITKEEAQLSKQETSKMLVRGLAHEIKNPLGGIRGAAQLLARELPEDSLRDYTNVIIEEADRLRNLVDRMLGSNKLPSLALCNVHEVLERVCQLVEAESQGCITLVRDYDPSIPDVLIDREQMIQAVLNIVRNAMQAISSQNELRLGRISLRTRAMRQFTIGHVRHRLVTKIEIIDNGPGIPAELQETIFFPMVSGRPDGTGLGLAITQNIISQHQGLIECDSHPGHTTFSIFLPLEQGATST is encoded by the coding sequence ATGACCATCAGTGACGCACTGCATCGCTTGCTACTCGACAACCTGACCACCGCCACCATCCTGCTCGACAGCGAATTGCGCCTCGAGTACATGAACCCGGCGGCGGAGATGCTGCTGGCCATCAGCGGTCAGCGCAGCCATGGGCAGTTCATCAGCGAGCTGTTCACCGAGTCCACCGAGGCGCTCAATTCATTGCGCCAGGCGGTGGAGCAGGCGCACCCGTTCACCAAGCGCGAAGCGATGCTGACCGCCCTCACCGGCCAGACCCTGACCGTTGATTACGCGGTGACGCCGATCCTCAGCAACGGCGCGACCCTGCTTCTGCTGGAAGTCCATCCCCGTGACCGCTTGTTGCGGATCACCAAGGAAGAGGCCCAGCTGTCGAAGCAGGAAACCAGCAAGATGCTGGTGCGCGGCCTGGCCCACGAGATCAAGAACCCGCTCGGTGGCATCCGCGGTGCCGCGCAACTGCTGGCCCGGGAACTGCCGGAAGACAGCCTGCGCGACTACACCAACGTGATCATCGAGGAGGCCGACCGCCTGCGCAATCTGGTCGACCGCATGCTCGGTTCGAACAAACTGCCGTCGCTGGCCCTGTGCAACGTCCACGAAGTGCTGGAGCGCGTCTGCCAATTGGTCGAGGCCGAAAGCCAGGGCTGCATCACGCTGGTGCGCGATTACGACCCGAGCATTCCCGACGTCCTGATCGACCGCGAACAAATGATTCAGGCGGTGTTGAACATCGTCCGCAACGCGATGCAGGCCATCAGCAGCCAGAACGAGCTGCGCCTGGGCCGCATCAGCCTGCGCACCCGCGCCATGCGCCAGTTCACCATCGGCCACGTCCGCCATCGTCTGGTGACCAAGATCGAGATCATCGACAACGGCCCGGGCATTCCGGCGGAACTCCAGGAAACCATCTTCTTTCCCATGGTCAGCGGCCGTCCGGACGGTACCGGGCTGGGCCTGGCCATCACCCAGAACATCATCAGCCAGCACCAGGGCCTGATCGAGTGTGACAGCCACCCCGGCCACACCACGTTCTCGATCTTTCTGCCACTGGAACAAGGAGCCACATCGACATGA
- the gpmI gene encoding 2,3-bisphosphoglycerate-independent phosphoglycerate mutase, translating into MTTTPKPLVLMILDGFGHSDSPESNAVYAAKKPVLDRLWATVPNGLISGSGMDVGLPDGQMGNSEVGHMNLGAGRVVYQDFTRVTKAIRDGEFFENPTICAAVDKAVAAGKAVHFMGLLSDGGVHSHQDHLIAMAELAFKRGAEKIYLHAFLDGRDTPPKSAASSIELLDATFQALGKGRIASLIGRYYAMDRDNRWDRVSQAYNLIVDGNGEFNAATAQEGLEAAYARGESDEFVKATSIGEPVKVEDGDAVVFMNFRADRARELSRVFVEDGFKEFERARQPKVQYVGLTQYAASIPAPAAFAPGSLENVLGDYLAKNGKTQLRIAETEKYAHVTFFFSGGREEPFPGEERILIPSPKVATYDLQPEMSAPEVTDRIVEAIENQRYDVIVVNYANGDMVGHSGVFEAAVKAVECLDTCVGRIVDALEKVGGEALITADHGNVEQMADESTGQAHTAHTTEPVPFIYVGKRDLKVREGGVLADVAPTMLKLLGLEKPAEMTGTSILV; encoded by the coding sequence ATGACTACCACGCCTAAACCTTTGGTCCTGATGATTCTCGACGGCTTCGGTCACAGCGACAGCCCCGAATCCAACGCCGTCTATGCGGCCAAAAAGCCTGTGCTGGATCGGCTGTGGGCCACCGTGCCGAACGGCTTGATCTCGGGCAGCGGCATGGACGTCGGTCTGCCGGACGGCCAGATGGGCAACTCTGAAGTCGGCCACATGAACCTCGGCGCCGGCCGCGTGGTGTATCAGGACTTCACGCGCGTGACCAAAGCGATCCGCGACGGCGAGTTCTTCGAGAACCCGACCATCTGCGCCGCCGTGGACAAGGCCGTGGCAGCCGGCAAGGCCGTGCACTTCATGGGCCTGCTGTCGGACGGCGGCGTTCACAGCCACCAGGATCACCTGATTGCCATGGCCGAACTGGCCTTCAAGCGCGGCGCCGAAAAAATCTACCTGCACGCCTTCCTCGACGGCCGCGATACCCCGCCGAAAAGTGCCGCGTCGTCGATCGAACTGCTCGACGCGACCTTCCAGGCGCTCGGCAAGGGCCGCATCGCCAGCCTGATCGGCCGCTACTACGCCATGGATCGCGACAACCGCTGGGACCGCGTGTCACAGGCCTACAACCTGATCGTTGATGGCAATGGCGAATTCAACGCCGCCACCGCCCAGGAAGGACTGGAAGCCGCTTACGCCCGTGGCGAAAGCGACGAGTTCGTCAAAGCCACCAGCATCGGTGAGCCGGTAAAAGTCGAAGACGGCGACGCCGTGGTGTTCATGAACTTCCGCGCCGACCGCGCCCGCGAGCTGAGCCGCGTGTTTGTCGAAGACGGCTTCAAGGAATTCGAGCGCGCACGTCAGCCGAAAGTGCAGTACGTGGGACTGACCCAATACGCCGCCAGCATCCCGGCCCCTGCAGCCTTTGCACCTGGCAGCCTGGAAAACGTGCTCGGCGACTACCTGGCGAAAAACGGCAAGACCCAGCTGCGTATCGCCGAAACCGAGAAATACGCCCACGTGACCTTCTTCTTCTCCGGCGGCCGCGAAGAACCGTTCCCGGGCGAAGAGCGCATCCTGATCCCGTCGCCGAAAGTCGCCACCTATGACTTGCAGCCGGAAATGAGTGCGCCGGAAGTCACCGACCGCATCGTCGAGGCCATCGAGAATCAGCGCTACGACGTGATCGTGGTCAACTATGCCAACGGCGACATGGTCGGCCACAGCGGCGTGTTCGAGGCGGCGGTGAAAGCCGTGGAATGCCTGGACACCTGTGTCGGCCGGATCGTCGATGCCCTGGAAAAAGTCGGCGGCGAAGCGCTGATCACCGCCGACCACGGCAACGTCGAGCAGATGGCCGACGAATCCACCGGGCAGGCGCACACCGCGCACACCACCGAGCCGGTGCCGTTCATCTATGTTGGCAAGCGCGACCTGAAAGTCCGCGAAGGCGGCGTACTGGCGGACGTGGCGCCGACCATGCTGAAACTGCTGGGTCTGGAAAAACCGGCGGAAATGACTGGCACTTCGATTCTGGTGTAA
- a CDS encoding tRNA (cytidine(34)-2'-O)-methyltransferase, with translation MFHVILFQPEIPPNTGNVIRLCANSGCHLHLIEPLGFEMDDKRLRRAGLDYHEYATLQRHADLASCLESLGHPRLFAFTTKGSRPFHDAAFVPGDAFIFGPESRGLPPEVLDALPGEQRLRLPMREGCRSLNLSNTVAVAVYEAWRQNDFK, from the coding sequence ATGTTTCACGTCATCCTTTTTCAACCGGAAATTCCGCCGAACACCGGCAACGTTATCAGGCTGTGCGCCAACAGCGGCTGCCACCTGCATTTGATCGAACCGCTGGGCTTCGAGATGGACGACAAGCGTCTGCGCCGTGCCGGTCTCGACTACCACGAGTATGCCACCTTGCAGCGCCATGCCGACCTCGCGAGCTGCCTGGAAAGCCTCGGTCACCCAAGGCTGTTCGCCTTCACCACCAAGGGTTCGCGGCCGTTTCACGATGCCGCGTTCGTCCCCGGTGATGCGTTCATCTTCGGCCCGGAAAGCCGTGGCCTGCCGCCGGAAGTACTCGACGCCCTGCCCGGCGAACAACGCCTGCGCCTGCCGATGCGCGAAGGCTGCCGCAGCCTGAACCTGTCGAACACCGTGGCAGTGGCCGTGTACGAAGCGTGGCGGCAGAACGACTTCAAGTAA
- a CDS encoding rhodanese-like domain-containing protein — MVAHLIEFATNHYILVGIFVVLLALLLAHTVQGGGKSLSTGELTALVNKEAGVVVDIRPSKDYAAGHIVGAVNIPQDKLAARIGELEKHKAKTIILVDALGQTAGTHARELMKAGFTAAKLSGGISSWKGDNLPLVK; from the coding sequence ATGGTTGCTCACCTGATTGAATTTGCCACTAACCACTACATTCTTGTCGGTATCTTCGTCGTACTGCTGGCTTTGCTGCTGGCGCATACGGTGCAGGGCGGCGGTAAAAGCCTGAGCACGGGCGAGCTGACCGCACTGGTCAACAAGGAAGCCGGCGTGGTGGTGGACATCCGTCCGAGCAAGGACTACGCCGCCGGTCACATCGTTGGCGCGGTGAACATTCCCCAGGACAAACTGGCCGCCCGCATCGGCGAGCTGGAAAAACACAAGGCCAAGACCATCATTCTGGTCGACGCCCTGGGCCAGACCGCCGGCACCCACGCCCGCGAGCTGATGAAGGCCGGCTTCACCGCCGCCAAGCTGTCCGGCGGGATTTCCAGCTGGAAAGGCGACAACCTGCCGTTGGTGAAGTGA